The Thunnus thynnus chromosome 1, fThuThy2.1, whole genome shotgun sequence nucleotide sequence AAAGACAGCCTGAGAAGTTTCTGAGATCAACAGCGCGGTAAAGAAGATGTGCAACCTTGACTGCTtatattcatttgtttattctcTAGTTGTGAATAGACACCTAGAAAATAAACGTTGGCCATAAGAACATATTATAGGCTAATACCCACTGtaaagtgaaaaagaaacactTCTCATGCCCATTAGCAATGTTCTTAACATGTGGCTGATGCGGTTAAGTCCTGTTCTTTGGGGTAATGAGCAGGTCAAATTACAGAAGATCATCTGAACAAAAATTTCCATATTTCCTCCACCTCTCCCCCCATATAGATGCCTTCAGCAATGGTTGGCAACAATGCTGTCCAGTCTGCCATTCCAGACCTGGGAAATGGAAGTCATTCAGAGACCATGAAGCAGGTTCTTGGTGTGGTTGACAAGAAGGTTCGCAacatggaaaagaaaaaggtaCCTCTagtgttttaaatattaaatattggtTGATTGATTAGGCAGGATATaagatttatattttctttgtgaaTGTGTTGTACTGGATGTCCTCCGAAGTTTATTAGAACGCAGGATATCatcaaatttattttaaatattataggATACAGGTTAGGCAAGATACTGTGGGTTTATCTAGTGAGTTGTTCTAGtcaatttttaaattaactttttaaatgctGACCAATAGTGACAGTCCATCAGTTAACGGATTTGGGTTTGTATGCTGATAAAACATAGCAGCAAGGTCAGAAACTGtctttcatttcactttaaCATTCAAATCTGATACTGGATTCGGAATTTCAAGACTCATTGAGTTTGCTCCCATTTTCTCCACACAGCAGTCTGTCCCAGGTCTGTGTCATAGACATGCTAGTTCTTGTAACCTAGTTTGTTCTTACTGGCATTGCTTGTGTTTACAAAACGATGGATCTGTTCTGACTAGGCCCACATTCATATATAAAACCATATTGATAAGTAAGGCTCCCAATGTGAGACGTCAATTTCTGTTAAGCAAggatgattttttaaattcctttttCATATGTCTGTTGTTTCATCCCACTTGAAATATCTCTACATAACATCTGGCATTTTTAATACTCTTACAGTCCAAACTGGATGACTATCAAGCAAAGAAGGATAAGGGAGAAAGACTGAATCAGGATCAGTTGGTATGTACAAGACATTTGCTGTTCATTTGTACATGGGGCCTTGTTTTATTACAGTCTTCtgtgaacaaaatatattttttagatgATACACAAATCtcaatttcaattttctttccATGATGTACCTGAAGGAGGCGCTGACAAAGTACCAAGAGATCACCAACAACCTTGAGTTTGCTCGAGAATTGCAGAAGAGCTTCCTGGCATTGGGCCAAGAGGTGAGTCCtaagttatatttattcttGTGATCTATGCAAACCTTGTTATCATTcaattgaaacatgttttccgTAACATTTCATGCCCACTTTGGAAAACTACATAATCGCAAAATCTACATTGAGATCTCGCTTACAAGTTTAAACGTCACCACCATCTGTAAGGTAACTGATACTGTACTCAAAGGACCTACATAACAACCcctcttaaaaatgactaagaATTTACAGTACAGACTGACTCAGGAAAGCCTGAAATATCAAAAGTCATTAAGGGAACAGAGGGGTGATTGGCATTGAACAGCACAACCTCTTAGCTCCTGGCTCATTGACATTTCTATATTTTACAAGTGCGGCGATGTACAGGGTGCACTTTGGTGGTGGTGATTTGTTGAGGAAATCTTGTGATGCTCAGAAACATGTCTGACTTTGTGCGTTCAGGTTCaaaaggcagtgaagaaaaCTGCAAGACGGGAGCAGCTGCAGCGGGAGGAGGGGGAACAACGGCGGCTTAAGACAGTATTGGAGCTGCAGTTTTTACTGGACCAGTTGGGAGATGACAATGTCAGGCAGGACCTGAAACGGCCTGATGCCTCTGGTTCTCCCTTGTTAACTGATGCTGATCTCACATCCCTTGATGAGTTGTACAAACTTGTGGGACCTGATAGGAACTATGACGTCAGGTAGGGGGCACCTCCTGTGTTTTTTAGTGCCACAAACATTTAAGATATATTGTGATCATATTGTGTGTAAGTAATGTGTAGTGGGTACATAATATTTTGTtcaaataatggaaataatctgTGAGGAGATGCAGTTTTGTCTCTGGCTCGGCGAGCAAGGGTACAGAAACGGAGCCAAGAGTATAATACTAAATTGTATGAGTATATTCCCCCATGTGTGTGACTTGCAGGTTGACTGAGCAATATGATGAGGCCTCAGTACACTTGTGGGAACTACTTGAGGGCCGAGACAAGGCTGTGGCAGGGACCACATGTAAGTATTTTCATGGCTCATGGAACGTTGATTTAAAGCtaataaaatgttctttattGTACCAACACAGtatgtatactgtgtgtgtgtgtgtattacacaTTGCAGTAAAATCCAATAAATAGACTTCAGTTAATACTGTTATTTGATTCTCAACCACCATGCACACAATTAAATTGTTAATTTAACAATGAGTTAAGTGTTTTCCTGACTTTTACTATCTTTGTTCTAGATAAGTCACTGAAGGACACTCTGGACAAGGTGCTGCTGAGTGGTTACTTTGACAGAGCACAAACTCATCAGAATGGCACATGTGAGGAGGACGAGGAGCAGGGGAAGCAGATCGTGGTGGCTGAGTCTAACGCTGGGGAGCAGCCATCAGAACCCGGTAACCTCTCTAACAAAACATTTAGacctgcaacgattagtcaatcaacagaaaattaatcggcaactattttgataatcgattagttgttttgagtcatttttttaagaaaaaatgcccaaattctctTGATTCCAGCTttacaaatgtgaaaattttctggtttctttagtcttgtatgatagtaaacttaatacttttgggttgttgactgttgattgggtcaaaagaagacatttgaggacaccCTGGattctgggaaacagtgatttttttttcatcattttctgatgttttgtagaccaaacagctgatcgattaattgagaaaataattgtcagattaatcaagaaggaaaaataatttagttgcagctctaaaacacATTAACAGACGTGTGTGTCAGTAGCCCTGTCGAAAAActgtctttacttttctttatttctttcagaAGGAACAGCTACTGAAAATTATACAGAGCCAATAAAAATGGAAACCACAGAGGTGAGATTTGTATGACTATTGAAAATATACTGCAATAAGAAAATCatgattttaaaattgaaagcctttttgtttcttgtcagatgttacagtatgtttttttgtgttacaGTTTGTAAACAGACAGTTCATTCCAGAAACCACgtacagcagcacagacaaaGACCAAGTGGAGGAGTGGACAGTGGAGGCACAGGTATGCTGCACTATTGTATCACCACAGTATTCATATTTCCCCTATTGGAGCACACTCTAATGTCCCCGTCACACGCCGTGTCTGTGTGCCTGATAGATGGTGAATTCCCTCCAGCACCAGCCCCCTGCCCAGCTGGCTCCAGAACCAGCCGTTACTGTGAACCATGTCTCTCCCCCTCCGGCCAACGACCCAGTGGTCAGAAAGCAGGCGGTGCAAGATCTAATGGCCCAGATGCAAGGAACGTACAACTTCATGCAGGTGAGAAGGTCCAGCATGTACTGTAATTCAGCTCATGACAGTTACTCCTCAGCGGTGGACGTTGTGTGCTCTATTTCTGTGTCAGTATTCACGGATGTCACCAGTTTATAACCATACATTTACTCTTATTTGGTTCCCCAGGACTCCATGTTGGAGTTCGATGGCCAGGCTCTTGACCCAGCCATTGTGTCCGCCCAGCCGATGAAGCCTGTGCAGACTGTTGACCTGCAGCAGATGGGCTGTGCTTCATGTGAGCACAGTTAATTTACCTTGATTCTGACCAGGTTCTCTCACTGTCCTGGTATTTGTCTGGCGTctggtcatttttaaaaatcttttgttTTCTAAAGCCACATTTCGACCGCAGGAACTTTCCCCAGGAACTAAGAACCTTTTGAAGAACTCAGTTCCTGAACCTGCGTTTCCACCAGAGGGACCAGGGTTTAAATAAAGGTCCAGGGAGATTGTTTTACCCCCAAAAAGTCCCTGCTTAGGGGGTAGTACTTTCCAAAAGTACAGGAACTTTTGGGGCGGGGTTTGCAAGGATGACCAtcgctgattggtcaaacacaaacagaagctcttagttttgttttcctcttctgcatttctccttttcattcacttATTACAtccagcagtaaatacaaagaacaacaggacaaagctgtgttgtttttttttccttgtgtgaATGCTGTGTCTCATTCTTTAATTCCTCATGATCTACCTGGTTCCTCAGATTCAGTGGAAACGCAAACAGGACTGCACTACAGGGACTTAAAGTGCCAAGTTTAGTTcctgagattagttcctctggGTCCAAAGTACCTGCAACTTTTAGTCGAAATGGGCTtaagggtgttttcaaacctgtagTTCGTTTGCTCTGGTCGAAGGAGTCCAATCAGTGGAGAATTTGGTAATCTTGTTGCGTTTTCCTCTtgattcagtttcttttcacacaggaaaaaaaattcaagcCAACCAAAATGCGTCACTCATGTTGCGTGAGAACATTTACTCTGCTcgttggtcagatgtgtctggggtaggaagcaagaacataaacacaggaagaaggtcgaGACGAAGGTCCtatctgcccaaatatcaaAAAGGCAACGTGGTTCACTGCTAGTCAGACCTCAATTCATTCTCCAGATAGCTGCTATCGACTGTTGATTTCGCTCATCTGCATCCCACTTAcctcaaacttgcagagtatGCCTTGTAGATGGGGTCAAATCGAGGCGGGATCGTGTTCCCACCACAACGTAATCGCTCCAGAATTTGTTTCAATTCCTCTAAAGGGTGCAGGTCAGAGTACAATTGCAATGTTTAGATCCACCCAAAGGAGTCGTGTCCGATTCAGCCGGactaaacaatgcaggtttgaaAACGCCCTAACTTGGTTAAATTATCCTATTAGGGTATTAAACCAGTtagtaagattttttttttcttaagcaCTTCTCTTTATATTCCTAACAGCACACTCAGAGTCCAGACTTCCTCAAACAAGTTCAGTGTCTGGACCACAGGAATCCTCACAAGTAAGTAGAGTGGAAGCACAGCCGAAAATGGTAGAAAGTAACGTACATCTACAGggagtcatttgattcatttgaatATGAACATAAAGCTGAAGGGAGCTTTAAGATTAAAAACCAGAGCGTTGGTGTGGACAAAAATTTACTGTCTCTCCCGTTCACCTCTCCACAAtcctccttttcttccctcCTGAATTCCCTCCTTcaaccccacccaccccccagGCCTCGATGTCTCTGTCTTCTGAGCAGTCCCCTGCCCCATGCTCCCTGTCCTCTGCCTTCCCACCTGTCTCCAAACCCACCCACACAGGAGGCATCAATGTCAACGCAGCACCCTTCCAGTCAGTGCAAGCGGTATGCTTTGTATCTGAGTCCAATTAAACAATACAGCACCTCCTCGGACTTACTTAATTAATTGTGTTGGAAACGGATTCCATACTTGGATTTACTAGCTGAAGCTATAAGAATAAATCAGAAATACAGGCTAGGTAACACTGCTAAGAAGTAACAGCATATGAATGGTTGATTATTGGTGGACCGTCTACACAGGCAACAATTAGACATGTCCCTTCTTTTCCCAATCCTACGTCTCGCTCCTCCTCTACCTCGCTGAACACCCTTTCTTCTCTAGCCATATAGAGCTTCATAATTCTGAACATTTTATGTAATACCTTATCCTAATCTTACAATCTGACtggtgtattattattattactgtcatACTATATCATTATATTATCAAGCTGGAACTTGTATGGACATTGTGATTGGGATATTGTTTGGATGCGGACAGAAATgcagaaaacttttttttcccccctttttttagGTATTTAACCTGAATGCACCTGTGCCGCCAGCCACTGATGGCCAAGCAGATCCTCTGAAGCAGCCTAGCCAGTTCCCTGGTGGCTATGGACAGGGCTTTAGCAGCCAGTCAGAGAATACTGTAGACCAGCCTGACATCCCACAGGAGACACTACAGTCAGGTGAGGGATGAGTGACAgatggttgtttgtttttggaaacaAATTCAAGCTGTCAACATTGTTTGGCATCACATCTATATTCACCCCATAGTATATAAGGGCAGGGTTAACCAGTAAACTTAACCAGTTGGTGTGAAATACTGTCCGAACACATCAGAGTAATCAAATATTGGGATAACATACTTAATACACATTTTCAGGCAATCTCTACCGGAAGGCATTTGTTGTGTTGCACTTGTTTGTACACataaaaaagtgacagaatTGTTGagtaatgaatgaattaaagaaaTTGTTGGATGCAGCCCACCAAATAATGACATCAGAAAGATGTGGGGGATGGAGTTTCTGAAGCTTTTCAACCATGCAGCAAGCACTTCTGTTGAAGCATACTGGCCCCTTTGGTATTAAGAGGAAACATTTATACAAACTTAAAGTTTGTGTGCATTTTACATGAAAGATATATTTAATGTTGTCAGAGCCAGATATTATGTTAATTGCCAGCTAAAGGACAGTTTAGTTTCACCATGCTGGGGATAATAAAGCTAAAGTAGGAGTTgatccatttttttattttttattttcagcttgCAGAAATATATCTTATGTTTTAAAACTACACTGCAGAACATTCACCGGTGCATCATAGACTTTTAAAgtattttgtctcatttgcttCTGTTCAGTTGTTGCTGGGTTCCAGCCCCAAGCCCAGGTCATGCCCCCAACAGGCGGACATGAAGAGTCGTCACCAGGTGCAGGATTTGGACAGTCAGGCCAGTCCTTTTACAACAGCAGGGCCGTGCCCAGGGGTGGACCCAGGAACCCCCGTGGTATGATGAATGGCTACCGGGGGTCCTCTAATGGATTTAGAGGTACATGCATCAAGCTGTATAGATATATATGCAGTGACCTAATTATTCATTGTATTGACAAAATTATATGTTGATGTTACACATTGTTGCTTTCAGGTGAAAACCCATTAAGGCCACTATTtatcataatgtttttttgtcatcagGGGGATATGAAGGCTATCGCCCTCCTTTCTCAAATGCTCCCAACAGTGGTTATGGTCAAACCCAATATAACACGCCCCGGGACTATTCAAATAGCACCTACCAAAGGGTAAGTTTTCCTTTGATAATTAAACAATCATCATGCAACAAAAAGCTCATATAATATCTCATTATCATTCTCAGATTTGATAGTTAAGGGTTTAATGTACCAACGTATCAGTGGTCATTGATGTTaaatttctgttgtttcttGTAGGAGGGCTATCAGCAAGGATACAAACGAGGAGCTGCCCAAGGACCTCGAGGTTTGTCTCGAGGAAACGCTCAAGCAATGAGATCCTAAAAGATCCTAAGGACCGTCAAGTCGCGCCACGTTGAACATTCAGGATTTTTGAATGTGTTCGCCCCAGCTCACTTTTAtaacaatgttttgtttctcattggtaatcttatttttttaactCCTGGCCTACTTATCAGTCAGTCTGCTTTGGTCTGTCTAGATCCTCTTAATGTTTTAACACAAAATGCTGAACTTCACATGAACATGTAGGATTATCAGCAAGTCTGTGTggtataaaacaacaaatagatATTCCTGTAAACTTGAAAgatttcattaatttattttttgtacaaaataaatgcaaaaaata carries:
- the caprin1a gene encoding caprin-1a isoform X1 encodes the protein MPSAMVGNNAVQSAIPDLGNGSHSETMKQVLGVVDKKVRNMEKKKSKLDDYQAKKDKGERLNQDQLEALTKYQEITNNLEFARELQKSFLALGQEVQKAVKKTARREQLQREEGEQRRLKTVLELQFLLDQLGDDNVRQDLKRPDASGSPLLTDADLTSLDELYKLVGPDRNYDVRLTEQYDEASVHLWELLEGRDKAVAGTTYKSLKDTLDKVLLSGYFDRAQTHQNGTCEEDEEQGKQIVVAESNAGEQPSEPEGTATENYTEPIKMETTEFVNRQFIPETTYSSTDKDQVEEWTVEAQMVNSLQHQPPAQLAPEPAVTVNHVSPPPANDPVVRKQAVQDLMAQMQGTYNFMQDSMLEFDGQALDPAIVSAQPMKPVQTVDLQQMGCASSHSESRLPQTSSVSGPQESSQASMSLSSEQSPAPCSLSSAFPPVSKPTHTGGINVNAAPFQSVQAVFNLNAPVPPATDGQADPLKQPSQFPGGYGQGFSSQSENTVDQPDIPQETLQSVVAGFQPQAQVMPPTGGHEESSPGAGFGQSGQSFYNSRAVPRGGPRNPRGMMNGYRGSSNGFRGGYEGYRPPFSNAPNSGYGQTQYNTPRDYSNSTYQREGYQQGYKRGAAQGPRGLSRGNAQAMRS
- the caprin1a gene encoding caprin-1a isoform X2, producing the protein MPSAMVGNNAVQSAIPDLGNGSHSETMKQVLGVVDKKVRNMEKKKSKLDDYQAKKDKGERLNQDQLEALTKYQEITNNLEFARELQKSFLALGQEVQKAVKKTARREQLQREEGEQRRLKTVLELQFLLDQLGDDNVRQDLKRPDASGSPLLTDADLTSLDELYKLVGPDRNYDVRLTEQYDEASVHLWELLEGRDKAVAGTTYKSLKDTLDKVLLSGYFDRAQTHQNGTCEEDEEQGKQIVVAESNAGEQPSEPEGTATENYTEPIKMETTEFVNRQFIPETTYSSTDKDQVEEWTVEAQMVNSLQHQPPAQLAPEPAVTVNHVSPPPANDPVVRKQAVQDLMAQMQGTYNFMQDSMLEFDGQALDPAIVSAQPMKPVQTVDLQQMGCASSHSESRLPQTSSVSGPQESSQVFNLNAPVPPATDGQADPLKQPSQFPGGYGQGFSSQSENTVDQPDIPQETLQSVVAGFQPQAQVMPPTGGHEESSPGAGFGQSGQSFYNSRAVPRGGPRNPRGMMNGYRGSSNGFRGGYEGYRPPFSNAPNSGYGQTQYNTPRDYSNSTYQREGYQQGYKRGAAQGPRGLSRGNAQAMRS